The Denitrificimonas caeni genome has a segment encoding these proteins:
- a CDS encoding CheR family methyltransferase yields the protein MQSGNAWALQPLADMTTDEFNDWRKLLEARSGMVVSEQRRSFLQVNLTARMRELGITDYGSYYQQVIAGPSGAVEWVVLLDRLTVQETQFFRHAPSFAVVTEFLTEKIHTQPAPASIALWSVGCASGEEAWSLAISTSEALRTTSQKIEFGVTATDISHNALRQARQAKYDLRRMDNVPTEWVQHYFTQQADGKYQVVNSLAKHLCFARLNMLDLAQAPISGMDIIFCQNVLIYFRRWQRREILNRLVARLAPGGLLVIGVGEVAGWQHPDLEPVADERVLAFTRKG from the coding sequence ATGCAGTCTGGCAATGCTTGGGCTTTACAGCCTCTAGCTGACATGACAACAGATGAGTTTAATGACTGGCGAAAACTGCTGGAAGCGCGCTCTGGCATGGTTGTCAGTGAGCAACGCCGTTCGTTTTTACAGGTTAATCTCACTGCGCGTATGCGTGAACTGGGAATTACTGACTACGGCAGTTACTACCAACAAGTTATTGCTGGGCCTTCTGGCGCAGTGGAATGGGTGGTTTTGCTGGATCGTTTAACGGTGCAGGAAACACAGTTTTTTCGTCATGCGCCTTCTTTTGCAGTGGTTACAGAGTTTCTTACGGAAAAAATACACACACAGCCCGCACCTGCGAGCATCGCATTATGGAGTGTGGGCTGTGCCAGCGGTGAAGAAGCATGGTCGCTGGCTATTAGTACGTCGGAAGCACTGCGCACAACCTCGCAGAAAATAGAGTTTGGAGTTACGGCAACTGATATTAGTCATAACGCTTTACGGCAGGCACGGCAGGCTAAATATGATCTGCGGCGCATGGATAACGTGCCAACTGAATGGGTTCAGCACTATTTTACCCAGCAGGCAGATGGCAAATATCAGGTAGTCAATTCGCTGGCTAAGCATTTGTGCTTTGCTAGATTAAATATGCTGGATTTAGCGCAAGCGCCTATTTCCGGGATGGATATTATTTTTTGTCAGAATGTGTTGATCTATTTTCGGCGCTGGCAGCGTCGTGAAATACTCAATCGTTTAGTGGCCCGCTTAGCACCGGGCGGTCTGTTAGTAATAGGTGTCGGTGAGGTTGCCGGATGGCAGCATCCTGATTTAGAACCTGTTGCTGATGAACGCGTTTTGGCTTTTACCCGTAAGGGGTAA
- a CDS encoding methyl-accepting chemotaxis protein yields MKKIRENTFLAGLRGNLLVGVLFAVLVVSVVALFVNFLYINTQSDYDKEYITHAGELRVLSQRIAKNATEAAAGKEAAFALLKEARDDFETRWGFLVDGDPANNLPPAPESLALEMDAVGQDWESLRTNATVIINSERTVISLHEVAETLADTIPQLQIEYEEVVDILLQSGAPASQVSVAQRQALLAERIIGSANRVLVGDDDSVLAADMFGRDASLFGRVLNAMRDGNAAMEITAVTDEEALERLTEIAELFEFVSGSVDEILETSPELFQVREAANNIFSVSQELLDQASELAEGFEQRADGRVFNTLLGYILGALALASIILIGLISMRETRVRLAETAEKNERNQTAILRLLDEIGDLADGDLTAEATVTEDFTGAIADSINFTIDQLRELVGTINGTAVQVAAAAQETQSTAMHLAEASEHQAQEISGASAAINEMAVSIDQVSANAAESAAVAERSVSIANKGSEVVHNTITGMDSIREQIQDTSKRIKRLGESSQEIGDIVSLINDIADQTNILALNAAIQASMAGDAGRGFAVVADEVQRLAERSSSATKQIEALVKTIQADTNEAVISMEQTTAEVVRGAHLAQDAGVSLEEIEKVSKALASLIQNISNAARQQASSAGHISSTMNVIQEITSQTSAGTTATAQSIGTLAKMANEMRESVSGFTLPDNSSEQA; encoded by the coding sequence ATGAAAAAAATACGTGAAAATACTTTTCTAGCAGGGTTACGCGGCAATTTACTTGTTGGCGTGCTCTTTGCTGTCTTGGTGGTATCGGTTGTAGCGCTTTTTGTAAACTTCCTTTATATCAATACACAGTCAGATTACGACAAAGAATACATTACCCATGCGGGTGAGCTGCGTGTTTTATCTCAGCGTATTGCGAAAAACGCCACTGAGGCAGCAGCGGGTAAAGAAGCTGCGTTCGCTTTGCTTAAAGAAGCGCGAGATGACTTTGAAACCCGTTGGGGCTTCTTGGTTGATGGTGACCCAGCCAACAACTTACCGCCAGCGCCAGAGTCGTTGGCTCTGGAAATGGATGCGGTAGGCCAAGACTGGGAAAGCTTAAGAACTAACGCAACAGTTATTATTAATAGTGAAAGGACTGTTATCTCACTACACGAAGTAGCAGAAACCTTAGCCGACACTATTCCGCAGCTACAAATTGAGTATGAAGAAGTCGTTGATATTCTGTTGCAAAGTGGTGCGCCTGCGAGTCAGGTGTCCGTTGCACAGCGTCAAGCTTTGCTGGCTGAGCGAATCATTGGTTCGGCGAACAGAGTGTTGGTGGGTGATGATGACTCGGTGTTAGCCGCAGACATGTTCGGACGTGATGCGAGCTTGTTTGGACGTGTTTTGAATGCGATGCGCGATGGTAACGCCGCAATGGAAATTACTGCAGTAACCGATGAAGAGGCGTTAGAGCGCTTAACTGAGATTGCTGAGCTGTTTGAGTTTGTTTCCGGTTCCGTTGACGAGATTCTAGAAACCTCGCCAGAGTTATTCCAAGTACGTGAAGCCGCTAATAACATCTTTAGCGTATCGCAAGAGCTACTAGATCAAGCTTCTGAGCTGGCTGAAGGGTTTGAGCAGCGCGCCGATGGCCGTGTTTTCAACACCTTACTGGGTTATATTTTAGGTGCCTTGGCACTGGCTTCGATTATTTTGATTGGCTTGATCAGCATGCGTGAAACACGTGTGCGCTTGGCTGAAACGGCTGAGAAAAACGAGCGTAACCAAACGGCGATTTTGCGTTTGCTCGATGAAATTGGTGACCTGGCAGACGGTGACCTGACTGCAGAAGCAACGGTAACTGAAGACTTTACTGGGGCCATTGCCGACTCCATTAACTTTACCATTGACCAACTGCGCGAATTGGTAGGAACCATTAACGGTACTGCCGTACAGGTCGCCGCAGCTGCTCAAGAAACACAGTCCACGGCGATGCACTTGGCTGAAGCTTCTGAGCACCAAGCCCAAGAAATTTCCGGTGCGTCAGCGGCGATTAACGAAATGGCGGTCTCCATTGACCAAGTATCGGCTAACGCCGCTGAGTCTGCTGCGGTTGCTGAGCGCTCGGTATCCATTGCTAACAAAGGTAGTGAAGTGGTGCATAACACCATTACCGGAATGGACAGCATTCGTGAACAGATTCAAGATACTTCCAAGCGTATTAAGCGTTTGGGTGAATCCTCACAAGAAATTGGTGACATCGTTAGTTTGATTAATGATATTGCTGACCAAACCAACATTCTGGCACTGAACGCGGCAATTCAGGCCTCGATGGCCGGTGATGCGGGACGAGGTTTCGCCGTAGTTGCCGATGAGGTTCAGCGACTGGCTGAGCGTTCATCTTCAGCAACCAAGCAGATTGAAGCGCTGGTAAAAACCATTCAGGCCGATACCAACGAAGCGGTAATCTCGATGGAGCAAACCACAGCTGAGGTTGTTCGTGGTGCGCACTTGGCACAGGATGCTGGGGTCTCTCTGGAAGAGATTGAGAAAGTATCGAAAGCCTTGGCTTCCTTGATTCAGAATATTTCTAACGCTGCTCGTCAACAGGCGTCATCTGCCGGTCATATTTCCAGTACGATGAACGTGATTCAAGAAATTACCTCACAGACCTCTGCAGGTACCACAGCAACAGCACAAAGTATTGGTACGTTAGCGAAAATGGCTAACGAGATGCGTGAGTCTGTGTCTGGCTTTACCTTGCCAGACAATAGCAGCGAACAAGCCTAA
- a CDS encoding Hpt domain-containing protein, translating to MGDRHDYVALEWVKGEIAETLKQARHALEDYVENPQDSTRLRFCLTYVHQVHGTLQMVEFFGAALLAEEMEQLAQALLEERVNNVSEALEVLMQAILQLPLYLDRIQTARRDLPMVVLPLLNDLRAARGEQLLSETSLFTPALPAANEPLSAERVQQLSVPELAVLLRKLRQMQQVALVGVLRGQELPTNLGYLARVFSRLETLSKGAPLEPLWQVTAGLVDGLANGSVEAGASVRTLLRQVDSELRRLVAEQAEGLNKPAAAELIKNLLFYVAKAQPNSARLENLHQLYRLDEALPDELFLDEERARMSGPDRGAMRSVVAALCEELVRIKDSLDLFVRSDRSKLEDLVSLQAPLKQIADTLAVLGFAQPRKIVLDQLDVVAALISGAAETSDAVLMDVAGALLYIEATLTGMVGSGDDTPSEQSLMPTTDVGQIHRLVIKEARTGLEHAKDGIIEFIASQWDHQHLANVPHLLNQVRGGLVMIPLERAAALVETCRRYIEEQLLEKQAIPNWQNLDTLADAITSVEYYLERLAEDHASQGETILDVAEESLTSLGYAPLVPEDIAAALDTAETLEAEAEAEAEAEAEAEAEAEEEAEAEAEAELLLDESSEVDSEGLAEIELLDEYDLSADSLPSNAQQYDLDALDSAETEDIPTLCVDTELVETTELVADNLPLTLAENDGAEQSKPLTDELTLDTDIELGPVADSSFAGQIVTELDEIPEVELAQAIVTTTEATSPAPMSLEDVMSASVAAINPPATEVPPSILPPPADEEPVDEELQEVFVEEVEEVLETLNEFYPQWRDDQDNKAALTEVRRAFHTLKGSGRMVRALVAGELAWSIENMLNRVIEGNLPVGETMLELIAEVIELFPELAAEYAALQQRQRDDVDQLAATAHALAKNEPVPVFAKTAAPTQESSAAELAAEEDLTESLTLTDTAYLELEPEPDAELATIALDTLEEAQVAEALDPVLLEIFKQEAHAHLQTLVEFLADCAQQLPKTITDDLQRAMHTLKGSAFMAGILPIANVATVLEKLAKDYKANLLAVEFNEALLLSEAEQLLRVGVEQLDSTPMQDVAGTQAFLDKINAVMRERLAKADGDNAADPKGARDPKVISTFLSEGMDLLLDMDEQLERWRSHPAERQELAALLDELSTLSHTAEMAELPQVEDLCSALLEVYSAVKNGRLPTQERFFAQAQQAHEALINMMDQVAAGLQVEPRQDCVDALYALMADELQPFAPVDDATAAATDEALPELLLDTEADMQPAAAELPLATLELAELAEPDTVDIELEPLSFAAEAEAEAEAEAEAEAELVPVASEVFSLAELDEEMIDIFLEEAMDLLESAGESLDAWLAAPQNNTVMSALLRDLHTLKGGAGMAEIKPIGDLAHELESLYEGLLDGRYSHSDELGDLLLRSHDRLAVLLEQLQARENMQQPTALIASMQAFRRGDTVALEQDDDEAVASSPLAPSLAEVAEVAEVAEVAEVAGFEQILDEPAVDSTLALSLNDVEPEPEPEPEPEPEPEPEPEPEPLELDGTELFDGDLSAESIALEPVAEAAAEASLPTPAEDADEQDLPDPELVDIFLEEGFEIIDNATAALLRWIANTDNVLELATLQRDLHTLKGGARMAEIHQIGDLGHELEFLYEDLSAGKLKVGEPVFTLLQDCHDSLAIMLEALRDETELPDGQDLIARIKHMRSALSAQQEMPDSIQLQTSQAVPAATEPAQDDISSIFIDEADGLLAELGAALADIASPAANEQSIQAGLRALNTLKGGARLAEAQAIGDLSQQLEGQLLTAQQQDQPWPESTLQSLQGIYEQLVTEVNAIRQTQPEDLAGDSQPSPAAALATAQPLQLATPIVAASAVEHKAVAQRSLPFVEKAKLAAAEASAQRAPQEQVRVPAELLEGLVNLAGETSIFRGRVEQQVSDFGFTLGEMEATIDRVRDQLRRLDTETQAQILSRHQADTEKAGYEDFDPLEMDRYSQLQQLSRALFESSSDLLDLKGTLAARNRDAETLLLQQARVNTELQEGLMRTHMVPFERLLPRLRRVVRQISGELGKTINFEVANAEGEVDRSVLERMLAPLEHMLRNAIDHGIESAAERRAAGKPEHGTIRLDLSREGADILLVLSDDGAGVNIEAVRKKAIERGLTTADAELTEQEILQFILQAGFSTAEKVTQISGRGVGMDVVSSEIKQVGGSINIDSQAGVGTRFNIRLPFTVSVNRALMVMAGEDSYAIPLNTIEGIVRVSPFELEALYEQEKQEGKPAEFDYAGQTYQLKYIGDLLNNGQHPKLVAQTLPLPVILVRSNEYAVAVQVDVLAGSREIVVKSLGPQFANVHGISGATILGDGRVVVILDLLATIRLQQNRQGLAGSAGHALLPTETAKQDAKLVMVVDDSITVRKVTTRLLERNGMTVMTAKDGVDAIALLQERKPDIMLLDIEMPRMDGFEVATLVRHDAHLKDLPIIMITSRTGEKHRERAMAIGVNDYLGKPYQETVLLEAIDKLIKSND from the coding sequence ATGGGTGATCGGCACGACTATGTCGCCCTGGAATGGGTTAAAGGCGAAATTGCAGAAACCCTAAAACAGGCACGTCACGCGCTGGAAGATTATGTGGAGAATCCCCAGGATTCAACACGGCTGCGTTTTTGTTTAACCTATGTGCATCAGGTGCATGGCACCTTGCAGATGGTTGAGTTTTTTGGTGCAGCACTGCTGGCCGAAGAAATGGAGCAGCTGGCGCAAGCGTTACTGGAAGAGCGCGTTAATAATGTCAGCGAAGCGCTTGAAGTATTGATGCAGGCAATTTTACAACTGCCGCTCTATTTAGATCGCATTCAAACTGCGCGGCGCGATCTACCGATGGTGGTGCTACCACTGCTGAACGATTTACGTGCAGCCCGTGGTGAGCAGTTGCTGTCGGAAACCAGCCTCTTTACCCCAGCCTTACCGGCTGCCAACGAGCCTCTGAGCGCCGAGCGCGTGCAGCAATTAAGCGTGCCTGAACTTGCGGTGCTACTAAGAAAACTACGGCAAATGCAGCAAGTGGCCCTTGTTGGGGTGCTGCGTGGGCAAGAGTTGCCGACCAATTTAGGTTACTTGGCAAGAGTTTTCTCGCGCTTAGAAACCCTAAGTAAAGGGGCGCCGCTGGAACCGTTATGGCAAGTGACCGCTGGCTTAGTAGATGGCTTGGCCAATGGCAGTGTTGAAGCCGGTGCTTCCGTACGCACTTTATTGCGCCAGGTGGATAGCGAGTTGCGCCGTTTGGTTGCTGAGCAAGCTGAGGGCTTAAATAAACCCGCTGCTGCTGAGCTGATTAAAAATCTCTTATTCTATGTTGCTAAGGCTCAACCCAACTCTGCAAGGCTGGAAAACTTACATCAGTTGTACCGTTTGGATGAGGCATTACCCGATGAGCTGTTCTTAGATGAAGAGCGCGCGCGGATGTCGGGCCCTGACCGCGGCGCAATGCGTTCGGTGGTGGCAGCACTCTGTGAAGAGCTGGTGCGCATCAAAGACAGTCTTGATCTATTTGTACGCAGTGATCGTAGTAAGCTGGAAGACCTGGTCAGCCTGCAAGCGCCGCTGAAACAAATTGCCGACACCTTGGCAGTCTTAGGCTTTGCTCAGCCGCGCAAAATTGTGCTGGATCAGCTGGATGTTGTGGCCGCGCTTATTTCTGGCGCCGCAGAAACCTCTGATGCCGTCTTGATGGATGTTGCCGGTGCTTTGTTGTATATCGAAGCCACTTTAACCGGCATGGTTGGCAGTGGAGATGATACGCCAAGCGAGCAAAGCTTGATGCCAACCACTGATGTTGGGCAGATCCATCGTCTCGTTATTAAAGAGGCTCGCACCGGCCTTGAACATGCCAAAGATGGCATTATTGAATTTATTGCTTCGCAGTGGGATCACCAACATTTAGCCAATGTGCCGCATTTGTTAAATCAGGTGCGTGGCGGATTGGTGATGATTCCTTTGGAGCGCGCAGCAGCACTGGTAGAAACCTGCCGCCGTTATATCGAAGAGCAGTTGCTGGAGAAGCAAGCCATTCCTAACTGGCAGAACCTAGATACTTTAGCCGATGCCATTACCAGTGTTGAATATTACTTAGAGCGTTTAGCTGAAGATCATGCCAGCCAAGGCGAAACTATTTTGGACGTCGCTGAGGAGAGCTTAACCAGCTTAGGTTATGCCCCTTTAGTGCCTGAAGACATTGCGGCTGCGCTAGATACTGCCGAGACTCTAGAAGCAGAAGCAGAAGCAGAAGCAGAAGCAGAAGCAGAAGCAGAAGCAGAAGCAGAAGAAGAAGCAGAAGCAGAAGCAGAAGCAGAATTATTGCTGGATGAGAGCAGTGAGGTTGACTCTGAAGGGCTCGCTGAAATTGAGTTGCTGGATGAGTATGACTTAAGTGCCGACAGTTTACCGAGCAATGCTCAGCAGTATGATTTAGATGCTCTAGATAGCGCAGAGACTGAGGATATCCCTACTCTTTGCGTGGATACTGAGCTTGTTGAAACAACAGAGCTTGTAGCAGATAACTTGCCACTGACGTTAGCAGAGAACGACGGCGCAGAGCAGTCAAAGCCACTGACTGACGAACTCACATTAGACACAGACATAGAGCTTGGCCCAGTTGCTGATAGCAGTTTTGCAGGGCAAATAGTGACGGAGCTCGATGAAATACCTGAAGTTGAGCTAGCACAAGCCATTGTAACAACGACTGAGGCAACGAGTCCTGCGCCCATGTCCTTAGAGGATGTGATGAGTGCCAGTGTTGCCGCGATTAACCCTCCGGCCACTGAGGTGCCGCCCAGTATTCTGCCACCGCCAGCAGATGAAGAACCTGTGGATGAAGAGTTGCAGGAAGTCTTCGTTGAGGAAGTTGAAGAGGTTTTAGAGACCCTCAATGAGTTTTATCCACAATGGCGTGACGACCAAGATAATAAAGCTGCTCTGACCGAAGTGCGCCGTGCCTTCCATACCTTAAAAGGTAGCGGGCGGATGGTTCGTGCATTGGTTGCAGGGGAGCTGGCTTGGTCCATCGAAAATATGCTCAATCGTGTGATTGAGGGTAACTTGCCAGTGGGCGAGACCATGCTTGAGCTCATCGCAGAGGTGATTGAGTTGTTCCCAGAGCTGGCTGCAGAGTATGCCGCTTTGCAACAACGCCAGCGCGATGATGTGGATCAGTTAGCCGCCACTGCCCATGCCTTGGCGAAAAATGAGCCCGTACCGGTTTTTGCCAAGACAGCTGCGCCAACCCAAGAAAGTAGCGCAGCGGAGCTTGCCGCAGAAGAAGATTTAACTGAAAGCTTGACGCTCACTGACACTGCTTATTTAGAATTAGAGCCAGAGCCAGACGCTGAACTCGCGACAATTGCACTCGATACGCTTGAAGAAGCACAGGTGGCAGAAGCTTTAGATCCGGTGTTATTGGAAATCTTTAAGCAAGAAGCGCACGCACATTTGCAAACTTTGGTTGAGTTTCTTGCCGACTGTGCGCAGCAATTGCCAAAGACCATTACCGATGATTTGCAAAGAGCCATGCACACCCTCAAAGGCAGTGCATTTATGGCCGGCATTTTGCCAATTGCCAATGTCGCTACAGTATTAGAGAAGCTGGCTAAAGACTATAAAGCCAACTTGTTAGCAGTTGAGTTTAATGAGGCTTTGCTGCTGAGCGAAGCGGAGCAACTATTGCGCGTTGGTGTTGAGCAACTCGATAGCACCCCCATGCAGGATGTTGCTGGCACCCAGGCCTTCCTCGATAAAATCAATGCGGTGATGCGTGAGCGTTTAGCCAAGGCCGATGGCGATAATGCCGCTGACCCTAAGGGTGCACGTGATCCGAAAGTGATCTCTACTTTCTTGTCGGAAGGTATGGATCTGTTATTGGATATGGACGAGCAGTTGGAGCGTTGGCGCTCCCACCCGGCCGAGCGTCAAGAGCTAGCAGCATTATTAGATGAGCTCAGTACCTTAAGTCACACGGCTGAAATGGCTGAGTTGCCACAAGTTGAAGATCTGTGCAGTGCATTGCTAGAAGTCTATAGCGCCGTTAAAAATGGCCGCTTGCCAACCCAAGAGCGTTTCTTTGCGCAGGCACAACAAGCCCACGAAGCCCTGATTAATATGATGGATCAGGTGGCCGCCGGCTTGCAGGTAGAGCCGCGTCAAGATTGCGTCGACGCGCTCTATGCGTTGATGGCGGATGAGCTTCAGCCTTTTGCACCAGTGGATGACGCAACTGCAGCAGCAACCGATGAGGCGCTGCCAGAGCTATTGTTGGATACTGAAGCTGATATGCAGCCCGCAGCTGCAGAGTTGCCGCTAGCAACTTTAGAGTTAGCGGAACTCGCCGAGCCGGATACAGTAGATATTGAGCTTGAGCCGCTTAGCTTTGCCGCAGAAGCAGAAGCAGAAGCAGAAGCAGAAGCAGAAGCAGAAGCAGAGCTAGTACCTGTTGCTAGCGAGGTTTTTTCACTGGCTGAACTCGATGAGGAAATGATTGATATTTTCCTGGAAGAGGCCATGGATCTGCTAGAAAGCGCGGGTGAATCTTTAGACGCTTGGTTAGCTGCGCCACAAAACAATACTGTGATGTCTGCATTGCTACGTGATCTGCATACCCTTAAGGGTGGGGCAGGCATGGCAGAAATCAAACCCATTGGCGACTTAGCCCACGAGCTTGAGTCGTTGTATGAAGGTCTACTGGATGGTCGTTATAGCCATAGCGATGAGCTAGGCGACTTGTTATTACGCAGTCATGATCGTTTGGCGGTTTTACTCGAGCAGTTACAAGCACGAGAAAACATGCAGCAACCCACTGCGTTAATTGCCAGTATGCAAGCGTTTCGCCGCGGTGACACTGTAGCACTTGAACAGGATGACGATGAAGCTGTTGCCAGCAGTCCTTTAGCGCCTAGCCTTGCAGAGGTTGCAGAGGTTGCAGAGGTTGCAGAGGTTGCAGAGGTTGCAGGCTTTGAGCAAATCCTCGACGAGCCTGCTGTTGACAGCACTTTGGCTCTATCTCTGAATGATGTAGAACCAGAACCAGAACCAGAACCAGAACCAGAACCAGAACCAGAACCAGAACCAGAACCAGAACCACTGGAGCTGGATGGCACTGAGTTGTTTGATGGTGACTTAAGCGCAGAAAGCATTGCCCTTGAACCTGTTGCTGAGGCTGCAGCAGAAGCGTCCTTACCAACCCCAGCAGAAGATGCCGACGAGCAAGATTTACCTGATCCTGAGCTGGTGGATATCTTTCTGGAGGAAGGCTTTGAAATTATTGATAACGCCACCGCGGCGTTATTACGCTGGATCGCCAACACCGATAATGTTTTAGAGTTAGCCACCTTGCAGCGAGATTTGCATACGCTGAAGGGCGGTGCGCGCATGGCGGAAATTCATCAAATTGGTGACTTAGGCCACGAGCTAGAGTTTTTATACGAAGACCTAAGCGCAGGCAAACTCAAGGTGGGTGAACCTGTCTTTACTTTGTTGCAAGACTGTCATGACAGCCTCGCAATTATGCTGGAAGCCTTGCGTGATGAAACCGAGCTGCCGGATGGTCAAGACCTGATTGCGCGGATTAAACACATGCGCAGTGCGCTCAGCGCGCAACAAGAGATGCCCGACAGTATCCAGTTGCAAACGTCGCAAGCCGTACCTGCCGCTACCGAGCCGGCGCAGGATGATATCTCCAGTATCTTTATTGATGAGGCAGATGGACTCTTAGCTGAGCTGGGCGCAGCCTTGGCTGATATAGCCAGTCCGGCTGCCAATGAGCAGTCAATTCAAGCTGGTTTGCGAGCTTTGAATACCTTAAAAGGCGGTGCCCGCTTAGCTGAAGCGCAGGCCATTGGCGATCTGAGCCAGCAGTTGGAAGGGCAGTTATTAACAGCGCAGCAGCAAGACCAGCCTTGGCCAGAAAGCACGTTGCAGTCGTTGCAAGGTATCTATGAGCAGCTGGTGACTGAAGTGAACGCTATTCGACAAACCCAGCCGGAAGACTTGGCTGGGGACTCTCAACCATCACCCGCTGCAGCTCTAGCCACAGCGCAACCCTTGCAGCTGGCAACGCCCATTGTTGCCGCCAGTGCAGTTGAGCATAAAGCCGTAGCGCAGCGCAGTTTGCCTTTTGTGGAGAAAGCTAAATTAGCTGCAGCAGAAGCCAGTGCCCAGCGCGCGCCACAAGAGCAGGTCCGGGTTCCCGCAGAGTTGCTAGAAGGACTGGTGAACCTGGCTGGGGAAACCTCAATTTTCCGTGGTCGTGTTGAGCAGCAAGTGAGCGACTTTGGTTTCACTTTGGGGGAAATGGAAGCCACCATCGACCGTGTTCGTGATCAGTTGCGCCGTCTCGATACAGAAACTCAAGCGCAAATTTTAAGTCGACACCAAGCCGATACAGAAAAGGCGGGTTATGAAGACTTTGACCCGCTAGAAATGGACCGCTACTCGCAGTTACAACAACTCTCGCGAGCATTGTTTGAGTCTTCTTCTGACTTGCTGGATCTAAAGGGTACTTTAGCGGCGCGTAACCGTGATGCGGAAACTCTGCTGCTGCAGCAAGCACGGGTGAATACCGAGTTGCAAGAAGGCTTGATGCGCACTCACATGGTGCCATTTGAGCGCTTATTGCCGCGTTTGCGCCGAGTGGTGCGCCAAATTTCTGGTGAGCTGGGTAAGACCATCAACTTTGAGGTAGCGAACGCTGAAGGTGAGGTGGATCGTAGTGTCTTAGAACGCATGCTGGCGCCATTAGAGCACATGCTGCGTAATGCCATTGACCATGGTATTGAGTCGGCAGCTGAGCGCCGCGCGGCGGGTAAGCCAGAGCATGGTACGATTCGTTTGGACTTGAGTCGGGAAGGCGCGGATATTTTATTAGTGCTCTCCGATGACGGTGCCGGTGTCAATATTGAAGCCGTACGGAAAAAAGCCATTGAACGAGGCTTAACCACTGCTGATGCAGAGCTGACCGAGCAGGAAATACTGCAGTTTATTTTGCAAGCTGGCTTCTCCACCGCGGAGAAAGTTACGCAAATCTCTGGCCGTGGCGTTGGTATGGATGTGGTCAGCTCGGAAATTAAGCAAGTGGGTGGCTCAATTAATATTGACTCACAAGCTGGCGTTGGTACCCGGTTTAATATCCGCTTACCCTTTACTGTTTCGGTGAACCGAGCGCTCATGGTGATGGCAGGCGAAGACTCTTATGCCATTCCCTTGAATACCATTGAAGGTATTGTGCGCGTATCACCCTTTGAGTTAGAAGCGCTCTACGAGCAAGAAAAGCAAGAAGGTAAACCCGCTGAGTTTGACTATGCCGGTCAGACCTATCAGCTTAAATACATCGGCGATTTGCTCAATAATGGTCAGCATCCAAAATTGGTTGCGCAAACCTTGCCGCTGCCCGTGATTTTAGTGCGCTCGAATGAATATGCAGTTGCAGTGCAGGTTGACGTCTTGGCCGGCTCACGGGAAATCGTGGTGAAAAGCCTAGGGCCGCAGTTTGCCAACGTGCACGGTATTTCTGGCGCCACCATCCTTGGAGATGGCCGCGTAGTCGTGATTCTTGACTTGCTTGCGACGATTCGTTTGCAGCAAAACCGTCAAGGTCTAGCCGGCTCTGCAGGGCATGCCTTGCTACCAACAGAAACCGCCAAGCAAGACGCTAAGCTGGTGATGGTGGTGGATGACTCCATCACCGTACGTAAGGTCACCACGCGCTTGTTGGAACGCAATGGTATGACCGTGATGACAGCCAAAGATGGGGTTGATGCGATTGCCTTACTGCAAGAGCGCAAGCCCGACATTATGCTGTTAGATATTGAAATGCCGCGTATGGATGGTTTTGAGGTGGCAACTCTGGTGCGCCATGATGCACACCTTAAAGACTTACCCATTATTATGATTACGTCGCGTACCGGGGAAAAACACCGTGAGCGGGCGATGGCGATTGGTGTCAATGACTATCTGGGTAAGCCCTACCAAGAGACTGTGCTGTTAGAAGCAATCGATAAACTGATTAAGAGTAATGACTGA
- a CDS encoding chemotaxis protein CheW, with translation MTDKQTPYELLVHIDALCRGQSPGLPAQQEVAQSWSGIGFRIADQYFVAPMSEVAEVLHEPRYTLLPGVKSWVRGVANVRGRLLPVMDLCGFFGTESNSAKKLRRLLVVEHRDVFAGLTVDAVLGMQHFAVDSYSEELPDINTVFAPFVQGAFLSEQQAWLVFSPHALARDEKFLDVVA, from the coding sequence ATGACCGATAAACAGACGCCCTATGAGTTGCTGGTGCACATTGATGCGCTATGCCGAGGCCAGTCACCTGGCTTACCAGCTCAGCAGGAAGTGGCGCAGAGTTGGAGCGGCATTGGTTTTCGAATTGCTGACCAGTATTTCGTGGCACCCATGAGTGAAGTCGCAGAAGTCCTACATGAACCGCGCTATACCTTGTTACCTGGTGTTAAAAGCTGGGTCAGAGGTGTGGCCAACGTACGTGGACGCTTATTGCCAGTAATGGATCTCTGTGGTTTTTTTGGAACTGAGTCAAACAGCGCAAAAAAACTACGGCGTTTATTGGTGGTTGAGCACCGCGATGTATTTGCTGGGTTAACAGTGGATGCTGTGCTGGGGATGCAACACTTTGCGGTGGACTCTTACTCAGAAGAGCTACCTGATATTAATACGGTTTTTGCACCCTTTGTACAGGGTGCTTTTTTATCTGAGCAGCAAGCTTGGCTGGTGTTCAGCCCGCACGCTTTAGCGCGTGATGAAAAGTTTTTAGATGTGGTGGCTTAG